The following proteins come from a genomic window of Micromonospora zamorensis:
- a CDS encoding PLP-dependent aminotransferase family protein, with product MTAEQLISFARGAPSLDIVDVEGLKAAAVRAFDADPAGVTAYGTSVGYLPLRKWIAEKHGVEANQVLVTNGSLQADAFLFDHLVRPGDAVVVERPTYDRTLLNLQRMGSELHGISVQPDGLDTAELRKLLESGVRPRLAHVIPNYQNPAGMTLSEGKRRELLDLAAEYEFTIFEDDPYADIRFRGEALPSMLSLDTRNVVVHASSFTKTVCPGVRVGYLVGPADLIADIAKNATSLYISPGMVSQAIVHQFCVSGDIDRSIETVRAALGERAQVLAESLRRHLPQARFVEPDGGYFLWVEFPEDVLVDRLAPAAAERGVAVVKGSDFVLDGGQHALRLAFSAVTADRIDEGVRRLAEAVEAVRA from the coding sequence ATGACCGCCGAGCAGTTGATCTCCTTTGCCCGTGGGGCTCCCTCGCTGGACATCGTCGATGTCGAGGGGCTCAAGGCCGCCGCCGTCCGCGCCTTCGACGCCGACCCTGCGGGGGTCACGGCGTACGGCACCTCCGTCGGCTACCTTCCGCTGCGAAAGTGGATCGCCGAGAAGCACGGGGTGGAAGCCAACCAGGTGCTGGTCACCAACGGATCGCTTCAGGCCGACGCGTTCCTCTTCGACCACCTGGTCCGCCCGGGCGACGCGGTGGTGGTGGAACGCCCGACGTACGACCGGACGCTGCTCAACCTCCAGCGGATGGGCAGCGAGCTGCACGGCATCTCGGTCCAGCCGGACGGCCTGGACACTGCCGAGCTGCGCAAGCTGCTGGAGTCGGGGGTCCGACCCCGGCTCGCGCACGTGATCCCGAACTACCAGAACCCGGCCGGCATGACGCTCTCGGAGGGGAAGCGTCGGGAGTTGCTCGACCTGGCCGCCGAGTACGAGTTCACGATCTTCGAGGACGACCCGTACGCGGACATCCGCTTCCGTGGCGAGGCGCTGCCGTCGATGCTCTCGCTGGACACCCGCAACGTGGTGGTGCACGCGTCGAGCTTCACCAAGACGGTCTGCCCGGGTGTCCGGGTCGGTTATCTGGTCGGCCCGGCGGACCTGATCGCCGACATCGCCAAGAACGCGACCAGCCTCTACATCTCGCCCGGCATGGTGTCGCAGGCGATCGTGCACCAGTTCTGCGTCTCCGGTGACATCGACCGCTCGATCGAGACGGTCCGCGCGGCGCTGGGTGAGCGGGCCCAGGTGCTCGCCGAGTCGTTGCGTCGGCACCTGCCGCAGGCGCGCTTCGTGGAGCCCGACGGCGGCTACTTCCTCTGGGTGGAGTTCCCGGAGGACGTGCTGGTCGACCGGCTCGCTCCGGCTGCCGCCGAGCGTGGGGTCGCCGTGGTCAAGGGCAGTGACTTCGTGCTGGACGGTGGGCAGCACGCCCTCCGGTTGGCCTTCTCGGCGGTGACCGCCGACCGGATCGACGAGGGTGTCCGTCGCCTCGCGGAGGCCGTCGAGGCCGTCCGCGCCTGA
- a CDS encoding iron-containing alcohol dehydrogenase family protein — protein MPLLARSILTPLHIDVRRGAVADLGAILADGRISSGGDVAVVVGPGQGAQIAELIRPSLRSADVFTVSGGTLDAADDLGGKLRARSYDAVVGIGGGKTIDVAKYAATRRGLPMVSVATSLANDGIASPVASLITDGIKGSYGVHIPIGVIVDLDFVESGPDRHNRAGIGDVISNISALADWELSRQVRGEPVDGLAASLSRAGAEAVLNHPGDMSDDAFVIVLAEALISSGLAMAVDGTSRPCSGGCHEIMHAVDSLFPGTASHGELAGMGALFCTWLRGDLRRFGEMSACLARHGLPRLPAEVALTDDQFVEAVQFAPRTRPDRYTILEHLALSPTETRERLADYAGAIRDQLG, from the coding sequence GTGCCGCTACTAGCTCGGAGCATCCTCACCCCGCTGCACATCGACGTGCGACGCGGGGCGGTCGCCGACCTGGGCGCGATCCTGGCCGACGGGCGGATCTCCTCCGGGGGCGACGTCGCGGTGGTGGTCGGCCCCGGTCAGGGCGCCCAGATCGCGGAGTTGATCCGACCGTCGCTGCGCTCCGCGGACGTCTTCACCGTCTCCGGCGGGACGCTGGACGCCGCCGACGACCTGGGCGGCAAACTCCGCGCCCGGTCGTACGACGCGGTCGTCGGCATCGGCGGCGGCAAGACCATCGACGTGGCCAAGTACGCGGCGACCCGTCGAGGGCTACCGATGGTGTCGGTGGCGACCAGCCTCGCCAACGACGGGATCGCCTCCCCGGTGGCCAGCCTGATCACCGACGGGATCAAGGGCTCCTACGGGGTCCACATCCCGATCGGGGTGATCGTCGACCTGGACTTCGTGGAGAGCGGCCCGGACCGGCACAACCGGGCCGGCATCGGCGACGTGATCAGCAACATCAGCGCGCTGGCCGACTGGGAGCTGTCCCGGCAGGTACGCGGTGAACCGGTCGACGGGCTGGCCGCCTCGCTCTCCCGAGCGGGCGCCGAGGCGGTGCTCAACCACCCGGGCGACATGAGCGACGACGCCTTCGTGATCGTCCTCGCCGAGGCGTTGATCTCCAGCGGCCTGGCGATGGCTGTCGACGGCACCAGCCGTCCGTGCAGCGGCGGTTGCCACGAGATCATGCACGCGGTCGACTCGCTCTTCCCCGGCACCGCCTCACACGGCGAGCTGGCCGGGATGGGCGCGCTGTTCTGCACCTGGCTGCGCGGAGACCTGCGCCGGTTCGGGGAGATGTCGGCCTGCCTCGCCCGACATGGTCTGCCCCGGCTCCCCGCCGAGGTGGCGCTCACCGACGACCAGTTCGTCGAGGCGGTGCAGTTCGCGCCGCGTACCCGGCCGGACCGCTACACCATCCTGGAGCACCTGGCGCTGTCGCCTACCGAGACGCGGGAGCGGCTGGCAGACTACGCCGGTGCAATCCGCGACCAGCTTGGCTGA
- the corA gene encoding magnesium/cobalt transporter CorA translates to MTDRTERDRTASSTPGRVLRPRAWPSPVRAMTRILNADGSPPVPTPTGTDRSSVVDCALYVDGKRQPGEWTYADALAAARREEHGFVWLGLHQPELAEMTAIAETYGLHELAVEDAVKAEQRPKLERFGDVVFLVLRTARYCEHAELTENSEVVETGQVMLFIGPNFVISVRHGDACRLAPIRADLETKEDLLLQGPWAVAYGVTDRVVDLYLEVADQLEDDLDMLEAEVFDRHSHGRIQRIYQMKRELVEFKRAVVPLQRPLMTLTSQVNRDVPKEIRRYFRDVQDHLSRTVEQVNSYDDLLNSILQARLAQVTVDQNNDMRKIAAWAGIAAVWTAIAGIYGMNFNNMPELKMTYGYPVVLAIMLGISLALYRWFRRNGWL, encoded by the coding sequence ATGACGGATCGCACAGAGCGGGACCGGACGGCGTCGTCCACCCCCGGTCGGGTGTTGCGACCTCGGGCCTGGCCCTCCCCGGTCCGGGCGATGACCCGGATCCTCAACGCCGACGGCTCGCCGCCCGTGCCGACCCCGACCGGCACCGACCGCAGCTCGGTGGTCGACTGCGCGCTGTACGTCGACGGCAAGCGGCAACCCGGCGAGTGGACGTACGCGGACGCCCTGGCGGCGGCCCGCCGCGAGGAGCACGGCTTCGTCTGGCTCGGTCTGCACCAACCGGAGCTGGCCGAGATGACCGCCATCGCGGAGACCTACGGTCTGCACGAACTCGCCGTCGAGGACGCCGTCAAGGCGGAGCAGCGCCCCAAGCTGGAGCGGTTCGGCGATGTCGTCTTCCTGGTGCTGCGTACCGCGAGGTACTGCGAGCACGCCGAGCTGACCGAGAACTCCGAGGTCGTGGAGACCGGGCAGGTGATGCTCTTCATCGGCCCGAACTTCGTGATCAGCGTCCGGCACGGCGACGCCTGCCGGCTCGCCCCGATCCGCGCTGACCTGGAGACCAAGGAGGATCTGCTGCTCCAGGGCCCGTGGGCGGTGGCGTACGGGGTGACCGACCGGGTGGTCGACCTCTACCTGGAGGTGGCCGACCAACTCGAGGACGACCTGGACATGCTGGAGGCCGAGGTCTTCGACCGCCACAGCCATGGGCGGATCCAGCGGATCTATCAGATGAAGCGGGAGCTGGTGGAGTTCAAGCGGGCGGTGGTGCCGTTGCAGCGGCCGCTGATGACGCTGACCTCCCAGGTCAACCGGGACGTGCCCAAGGAGATCCGCCGCTACTTCCGGGATGTGCAGGACCACCTGAGCCGCACCGTGGAGCAGGTCAACTCCTACGACGACCTGCTGAACTCGATCCTCCAGGCGCGGCTCGCCCAGGTCACCGTCGACCAGAACAACGACATGCGCAAGATCGCCGCCTGGGCCGGTATCGCCGCGGTGTGGACCGCCATCGCCGGTATCTACGGGATGAACTTCAACAACATGCCCGAGCTGAAGATGACATACGGCTACCCGGTGGTCCTGGCCATCATGCTCGGCATCTCGCTGGCCCTCTACCGCTGGTTCCGCCGCAACGGCTGGCTCTGA
- a CDS encoding peptidylprolyl isomerase — translation MAEAVYATLHTNAGPIRLELFPNHAPKTVRNFIDLAEGNREYTDPRTGQPGSGPYYDGTISHRVISGFMVQMGDPTGTGRGGPGYKFADEFHPELRFDRPYLLAMANAGPGTNGSQFFITVSPTPHLNNRHTIFGQVADEQSVKVVDSIASTPTGPSDRPLQDVVIERVEIERSAS, via the coding sequence GTGGCCGAGGCTGTCTACGCCACCCTGCACACCAACGCTGGCCCGATCCGGCTGGAGCTCTTCCCGAACCACGCGCCGAAGACGGTCCGCAACTTCATCGACCTGGCTGAGGGCAACCGGGAGTACACCGACCCGCGCACCGGTCAGCCGGGCAGTGGGCCGTACTACGACGGCACCATCTCGCACCGCGTGATCAGCGGATTCATGGTCCAGATGGGCGACCCGACCGGCACCGGCCGGGGCGGACCGGGCTACAAGTTCGCGGACGAGTTCCACCCGGAGCTGCGCTTCGACCGGCCGTACCTGCTGGCGATGGCGAACGCCGGACCGGGCACCAACGGTTCGCAGTTCTTCATCACCGTGTCGCCGACGCCGCACCTCAACAACCGGCACACCATCTTCGGGCAGGTCGCCGACGAGCAGTCGGTGAAGGTCGTCGACTCGATCGCCAGCACCCCGACCGGCCCGAGCGACCGTCCGCTCCAGGACGTCGTCATCGAGCGGGTCGAGATCGAGCGGTCTGCTTCCTGA
- a CDS encoding cyclic nucleotide-binding/CBS domain-containing protein, whose translation MQVRDAMSSQVLVVGPEHTLRQAARMMSARGVGSAVVIDPDSEGVGIMTERDVLKAIGAGLDCDVERTGAHLTWDVVYAGPEWTVAEAAAAMARGGFRHLVVLDGREVAGVISVRDIMRVWAEDQAAVSTT comes from the coding sequence ATGCAGGTACGGGATGCAATGTCCAGCCAGGTCCTCGTCGTCGGTCCGGAGCACACGCTCCGCCAGGCGGCCCGGATGATGTCGGCCCGCGGTGTCGGGTCGGCGGTCGTGATCGATCCGGACTCCGAGGGCGTCGGGATCATGACCGAACGCGACGTGTTGAAGGCAATCGGCGCCGGCCTGGACTGTGACGTGGAACGCACCGGTGCCCACCTGACCTGGGACGTGGTCTACGCGGGGCCGGAGTGGACGGTGGCCGAGGCCGCCGCGGCGATGGCCCGGGGCGGGTTCCGGCACCTGGTGGTGCTGGACGGTCGGGAGGTGGCCGGGGTGATCTCCGTGCGGGACATCATGCGGGTGTGGGCGGAGGATCAGGCCGCCGTCTCCACGACCTGA
- a CDS encoding glycosyltransferase, protein MKIVVAHNRYREAQPSGENTIVDSEIAQLTAAGVEVLPFIRSSDEIPSMSKVAKALLPISPIWAPRAQHDLSRLLTEHRPDVLHLHNPYPLLSPWVVRTAHRHGVPVVQTVHNYRQVCSSGIYFRDGVICQDCKGRALGVPAIKHRCYRDSAAQSALMATTLAVHRGTWRSVDRYVALTSAIADHLRDYGIPDERIVVKPNSVPDPGRPTPLGDGFLYMARLSPEKGVDLLLDAWRRHPVGALGTLRIAGDGELRPLVEAAAAERADVVYLGQLDRAGVRAAVEASAVVIAASMWHDVLPTVIIEALASGRPVLGTALGGIPYLVGADAPHEPAGTGPAQVASAVAGGGGGSPMPDGIGLGDAGWVVAPEPAALAAALPIARAGAPGLALTARARYERTFHPDVVTKQLIDIYAGVARNPNHV, encoded by the coding sequence GTGAAAATCGTGGTGGCGCACAACCGGTACCGGGAAGCACAGCCCTCCGGCGAGAACACGATCGTCGACTCGGAGATCGCTCAGCTGACCGCCGCCGGCGTCGAGGTGCTGCCGTTCATCCGCAGTTCGGACGAGATCCCGTCGATGTCGAAGGTGGCGAAGGCGCTGCTGCCGATCTCGCCGATCTGGGCGCCGCGCGCCCAGCACGACCTGAGCCGACTGCTCACCGAGCACCGACCGGACGTTCTGCACCTGCACAACCCGTACCCCCTGCTGTCGCCGTGGGTGGTGCGGACCGCGCACCGCCACGGCGTGCCGGTGGTGCAGACGGTGCACAACTACCGGCAGGTCTGCTCCTCGGGGATCTACTTCCGCGACGGCGTGATCTGCCAGGACTGCAAGGGCCGGGCGCTGGGTGTGCCGGCGATCAAGCACCGCTGCTACCGCGACTCGGCGGCCCAGAGCGCGTTGATGGCGACCACCCTTGCCGTGCACCGGGGCACCTGGCGCTCCGTCGACCGGTACGTCGCGCTCACCTCGGCGATCGCCGATCACCTCCGTGACTACGGCATACCGGACGAACGGATCGTGGTGAAGCCGAACTCGGTGCCCGACCCGGGCCGGCCGACGCCGCTCGGTGACGGGTTCCTCTACATGGCCCGGCTCTCCCCGGAGAAGGGCGTCGACCTGCTGCTGGACGCCTGGCGCCGGCACCCGGTGGGTGCGCTGGGCACGCTGCGCATAGCGGGCGACGGCGAGCTGCGCCCGCTCGTGGAGGCAGCCGCCGCTGAGCGGGCCGACGTCGTCTACCTCGGTCAACTCGACCGTGCCGGGGTGCGGGCCGCCGTCGAGGCGAGCGCGGTGGTGATCGCCGCTTCCATGTGGCACGACGTACTGCCGACCGTGATCATCGAGGCGTTGGCCAGCGGCCGGCCGGTGCTCGGCACGGCGTTGGGCGGCATCCCCTACCTGGTCGGAGCCGACGCCCCGCACGAGCCCGCCGGCACCGGCCCGGCGCAGGTCGCCTCCGCCGTCGCTGGCGGTGGTGGTGGGTCGCCGATGCCGGACGGGATCGGTCTGGGCGATGCCGGCTGGGTCGTCGCACCGGAGCCCGCCGCGCTCGCCGCCGCCCTGCCCATCGCTCGGGCCGGCGCCCCCGGGCTGGCGCTGACCGCCCGCGCTCGCTACGAGCGCACCTTCCACCCCGACGTGGTCACCAAGCAGCTCATCGACATCTACGCGGGCGTAGCCCGCAACCCCAACCACGTCTGA
- a CDS encoding rhomboid family intramembrane serine protease translates to MSESPPTTPVCYRHPGRETYVRCSRCDRPICPDCMRDASVGHQCPECVNEGRRSVRPARTAFGGGTAGRHGYVTKTLIAVNALLLLVSIASARGGDAAMGGSGFGGLMGGSTPLTEWGAVLGRAYLSDYTLGGIAEGQWYRLVTAMFLHYGVLHLLLNMWALWVLGRSLEANLGRVRFAALYLIAGLGGNVAAYLFSSPRAATVGASTAVFGLFAALIIIERKLGRDISRIIPILVINLVFTLAVPGISIPGHLGGLVVGALMALVLAYAPRGRRTLVQVAGAAIILVVLLALVLFRTAQLLG, encoded by the coding sequence GTGAGCGAGTCTCCGCCGACCACCCCGGTCTGCTACCGGCATCCCGGCCGGGAGACCTATGTCCGGTGCAGCCGCTGCGACCGGCCGATCTGTCCGGACTGCATGCGCGATGCGTCGGTCGGGCACCAGTGCCCGGAGTGCGTCAACGAGGGTCGTCGCAGTGTCCGGCCGGCGCGTACCGCCTTCGGTGGTGGTACGGCCGGCCGGCACGGCTATGTCACGAAGACCCTGATCGCGGTGAACGCGCTGCTCCTGCTGGTCTCCATCGCCTCGGCTCGGGGTGGGGACGCGGCGATGGGGGGCTCCGGTTTCGGCGGCCTCATGGGTGGCAGCACGCCGCTGACCGAGTGGGGTGCGGTGCTCGGCCGGGCGTACCTGTCCGACTACACGCTCGGTGGGATCGCCGAGGGCCAGTGGTACAGGCTGGTCACCGCGATGTTCCTGCACTACGGCGTGCTGCACCTGCTGCTCAACATGTGGGCGTTGTGGGTGCTCGGTCGGTCGCTGGAGGCCAACCTCGGGCGGGTCCGTTTCGCCGCGCTCTACCTGATCGCCGGTCTGGGCGGCAACGTGGCCGCCTATCTGTTCAGCAGCCCGCGGGCCGCCACCGTCGGGGCGTCGACAGCCGTCTTCGGTCTCTTCGCCGCACTGATCATCATCGAACGCAAGCTGGGTCGGGACATCTCCCGGATCATCCCGATCCTGGTGATCAACCTGGTGTTCACGCTGGCGGTGCCGGGCATCTCGATCCCCGGGCACCTCGGTGGGCTGGTCGTCGGCGCGCTGATGGCGTTGGTGCTCGCGTACGCGCCTCGTGGCCGGCGGACGCTGGTGCAGGTCGCCGGCGCGGCGATCATCCTGGTGGTCCTGCTCGCGCTCGTGCTCTTCCGGACCGCCCAACTGCTCGGCTGA
- a CDS encoding NUDIX hydrolase, producing the protein MSTEPLRCAGALIVDHDGRIFFQRRSPQRRLFPNCWDIVGGHLDPGEDIDEALRREITEETGWVLSHVLGQVGEYRYVGDDGLARIEYDFLVRVDGDLDRPRLEAGKHTEYRWLAEDEVTVLDEHRHVNDGLIRRIAEEGFAVLRSIGL; encoded by the coding sequence GTGTCCACCGAGCCCCTGCGCTGCGCCGGCGCGCTGATCGTCGACCACGACGGCCGCATCTTCTTTCAGCGCCGCTCACCCCAACGGCGCCTCTTCCCCAACTGCTGGGACATCGTCGGCGGCCACCTGGACCCCGGCGAGGACATCGACGAGGCGCTGCGCCGGGAGATCACCGAGGAGACGGGCTGGGTCCTCTCGCACGTCCTCGGCCAGGTGGGCGAGTACCGCTACGTCGGCGACGACGGCCTGGCCCGCATCGAGTACGACTTCCTGGTCCGTGTCGACGGCGACCTCGACCGCCCGAGGTTGGAGGCCGGCAAGCACACCGAATACCGCTGGCTGGCTGAGGACGAGGTGACAGTGCTGGACGAGCACCGCCACGTCAACGACGGGCTGATCCGGCGGATCGCGGAAGAGGGCTTCGCCGTCCTGCGGTCGATCGGTCTGTGA
- a CDS encoding sugar phosphate nucleotidyltransferase, which produces MIGMVLAAGAGRRLRPYTDTLPKALVPVDGETTILDIALGNLAEVGLTDVVIVVGYAADAVRERQADLEKRYGVTITLVHNDKAEEWNNAYSLWLAREYFARGVLLVNGDTVHPVSVEKTLLAERGPGILLAVDTLKPLAEEEMKTTFDAAGQLTRITKIMDPGEAYGEYIGATLIEPQVADALADALEATWRRDPNLYYEDGYQEFSDRGGEVRAAPIGDVPWVEVDNHADLARAREIACRY; this is translated from the coding sequence ATGATCGGAATGGTGCTCGCGGCCGGAGCGGGACGCCGGCTGCGCCCGTACACCGACACCCTGCCCAAGGCGTTGGTGCCGGTGGACGGCGAGACCACGATCCTGGACATCGCGCTGGGCAACCTCGCCGAGGTCGGGCTCACCGACGTCGTGATCGTGGTCGGCTACGCGGCGGACGCGGTCCGTGAGCGGCAGGCCGACCTGGAGAAGCGGTACGGGGTGACGATCACCCTGGTGCACAACGACAAGGCCGAGGAGTGGAACAACGCCTACTCGCTCTGGCTGGCCCGGGAGTACTTCGCGCGCGGGGTGCTGCTGGTCAACGGGGACACCGTGCACCCGGTGAGCGTGGAGAAGACCCTGCTCGCCGAGCGTGGCCCGGGCATCCTGCTCGCAGTGGACACCCTCAAGCCGCTGGCCGAGGAGGAGATGAAGACCACCTTCGACGCCGCCGGTCAGCTCACCCGTATCACCAAGATCATGGACCCGGGCGAGGCGTACGGCGAGTACATCGGCGCCACGCTCATCGAGCCGCAGGTCGCCGACGCCCTCGCCGACGCGCTGGAGGCGACCTGGCGACGGGACCCGAACCTCTACTACGAGGACGGCTACCAGGAGTTCTCCGACCGGGGCGGGGAGGTGCGGGCGGCGCCGATCGGTGACGTCCCCTGGGTCGAGGTCGACAACCACGCCGACCTGGCCCGCGCGCGGGAGATCGCGTGCCGCTACTAG
- a CDS encoding ester cyclase produces the protein MRDAERLVEQQYAMLLRRDVARLPDLYAPEAFYSMPGVTVRPIELPALLRTWTGAFGDLRVDPLGTVRTGGGAAVELRLTGTHTGTLHSPYGTVAPTGRLVSWEVADVVRARKGRITAWRSYFDWSQLLDALGVQLEGLSRAAHHDALALPV, from the coding sequence ATGCGCGACGCGGAGCGGCTGGTCGAGCAGCAGTACGCCATGCTCCTGCGCCGGGACGTGGCCCGTCTACCGGATCTCTACGCCCCGGAGGCGTTCTACTCCATGCCGGGCGTGACGGTCCGTCCCATCGAGCTGCCCGCACTCCTGCGCACCTGGACGGGCGCCTTCGGAGACCTGCGGGTCGACCCGCTGGGCACGGTTCGCACCGGCGGTGGCGCCGCCGTCGAGCTGCGTCTGACCGGCACCCACACCGGCACGCTGCATTCGCCGTACGGCACCGTCGCTCCCACCGGCCGGCTGGTGAGCTGGGAGGTGGCCGACGTGGTCCGGGCCCGCAAGGGTCGGATCACCGCCTGGCGCTCCTACTTCGACTGGAGCCAGCTCCTCGACGCGCTCGGCGTGCAGTTGGAGGGACTTTCCCGGGCGGCGCACCACGACGCGCTCGCCCTTCCGGTCTGA
- a CDS encoding CDP-alcohol phosphatidyltransferase family protein has translation MQSATSLADPRPTVADFHRVNRGGGLFSESISQWLGAVFALVAQRLGLRPTALTISNLVLGLATSVTVVALAGPVADGDVPAWAVGLLALIGWQVAYSLDCADGQLARVTGQGSAAGARIDILCDVAAQIALVAALAATAVAQEPSTPTWLVATFAGTWMVNLVTSVMQAGPNAASMVTSTSLPVRVVKLIRDYGAVIFVAALVLAVAPALVLWVMVAFTIVNGGFLLASIAFSARASLR, from the coding sequence GTGCAATCCGCGACCAGCTTGGCTGACCCCCGTCCCACCGTCGCCGACTTCCACCGGGTGAACCGGGGCGGCGGCCTGTTCAGCGAGTCGATCAGCCAGTGGCTGGGGGCCGTCTTCGCGTTGGTCGCCCAGCGGCTCGGGTTGCGCCCCACCGCGTTGACCATCAGCAACCTGGTGCTCGGGCTGGCCACCTCGGTCACCGTCGTGGCGCTAGCCGGCCCGGTCGCCGACGGCGACGTACCGGCCTGGGCGGTCGGCCTGCTCGCCCTGATCGGCTGGCAGGTGGCGTACTCCCTGGACTGCGCCGACGGACAGCTGGCCCGGGTGACCGGCCAGGGCAGCGCGGCCGGCGCCCGGATCGACATCCTCTGCGACGTGGCCGCGCAGATCGCCCTGGTGGCCGCGCTCGCCGCGACCGCCGTGGCGCAGGAACCCTCCACCCCGACCTGGCTGGTGGCGACCTTCGCGGGCACCTGGATGGTCAACCTGGTCACCTCGGTGATGCAGGCCGGCCCGAACGCCGCCAGCATGGTCACCTCGACCTCGCTGCCGGTCCGCGTGGTGAAGCTGATCCGCGACTACGGCGCGGTGATCTTCGTGGCCGCCCTGGTGCTGGCCGTGGCCCCCGCGCTGGTCCTCTGGGTGATGGTCGCGTTCACCATCGTCAACGGCGGCTTCCTGCTCGCCAGCATCGCCTTCTCCGCCCGCGCCTCCCTGCGCTGA
- a CDS encoding Fpg/Nei family DNA glycosylase, protein MPELPEVEALAGYLRQRAVGRRVDRLEIAAISALKTYEPAPTAVAGRAVVDASRHGKFLDVLFEGDLHLVVHLARAGWLHYREAFPSTTPLRPGKGPIAVRVRLDDGSGFDLTEAGTQKKLAAYLVNDLATVPGVAKLGPDALSADLPTFAERLRSRRGQVKGVLTDQSVLSGVGNAYSDEILHAAKLSPFAITNRLTDDQIATLHAATRQVLGDAVERSLGQRAAELKGEKRSGLKVHARTGLPCPVCGDTVREVSFADSSLQYCATCQTGGKPLADRRLSRLVR, encoded by the coding sequence GTGCCCGAGCTACCGGAGGTTGAGGCGCTCGCGGGTTACCTGCGACAGCGCGCGGTGGGCCGGCGTGTCGACCGGCTGGAGATCGCCGCGATCAGCGCCCTGAAAACGTACGAACCGGCACCGACAGCGGTTGCCGGTCGAGCGGTGGTCGATGCCAGCCGGCACGGCAAGTTCCTCGACGTGCTCTTCGAGGGCGACCTGCACCTGGTGGTGCACCTGGCACGGGCTGGCTGGCTGCACTACCGGGAGGCGTTCCCGTCCACCACCCCGTTGCGTCCCGGCAAGGGCCCGATCGCGGTGCGCGTACGCCTCGACGACGGGTCCGGCTTCGACCTGACCGAGGCCGGCACCCAGAAGAAGCTGGCCGCGTACCTGGTCAACGACCTGGCGACGGTGCCCGGGGTGGCCAAGTTGGGCCCGGACGCGCTCTCCGCGGACCTGCCCACCTTCGCCGAGCGGCTGCGGAGCCGGCGGGGGCAGGTCAAGGGGGTGCTGACCGACCAGTCGGTGCTGTCCGGGGTGGGCAACGCATACTCCGACGAGATCCTGCACGCCGCGAAGCTGTCCCCGTTCGCCATCACCAACCGGCTCACCGACGACCAGATCGCCACCCTGCACGCGGCCACCCGGCAGGTCCTCGGTGACGCGGTCGAGCGGTCCCTCGGTCAGCGGGCGGCGGAGCTGAAGGGCGAGAAGCGGTCCGGGTTGAAGGTGCACGCCCGCACCGGGCTGCCCTGCCCGGTGTGCGGGGACACCGTGCGTGAGGTGTCGTTCGCCGATTCGAGCCTTCAGTACTGCGCGACGTGCCAGACCGGCGGCAAGCCGCTCGCTGACCGACGGTTGTCTCGTCTCGTACGGTGA